From the genome of Patescibacteria group bacterium:
AGTTGAAGAGCATGGATTTGTTGACCAAGGAGAAGTGTCTATTTATGGGAGAAAAATAATTTATGACAAGGTGCCTCAGCCGGATATGGATGTGGTTGGATTGTCAAAAAAAATTGCAGAAAAATTATTATCTAATTCTTCCTGCACTTTACTTAATAGTTATTTCAGTCCTTCTCAAAAAAACGACACGGACTTTTTTTATTTGCCACACTCATTCAGCAATCCCAATCTTTGTGGGGTGGTCAAGAAAGATGGTTATACAATTTTTTATGTTATAGGGATAGAGCAGGGCTATGAGGCAATTCCGCGCATTGGCAGTTCGATTTTAATTTTGCGATCAGGATCCGCTGTTATTCTGGCGCATAATTTGCTTCCAGATTTAAATAAAGAATTAGATGCTTGGAAAACGGCTTATTATTTGGATCATCCGAATGCCAGTTTCCCAAACAAAGAATGGGATGATTTTAATTATGCCACTCGAGACAGGATTGATCAGCTAATAAAAAATCCTACTAAAAAAATTAATGATAATTTTATTTTACTTGGTAAGATTGCCGATTCGATAGTTTTGAATAAATAATTATAAAATTTACTTAATTGCATTTTTGTGCTATTAGGCAAGTTTTGCAAGAAGCTTGGAGACCAAAAATAGAAAGGAGAGTGGCTCTCAAATGCTCTTTAAAACTAAATACAATAAGAATGATTTTAACCCTAAACTGAAAGGAAGGTAGCTATGAAACTGATGACAATGTTTTACGTTGTTTTTTGTTTTGGTTTGGCTAATGCAGAAATTGCAAAATACTTCATTTATCCCGTGTTAGGGGAGAATGAGAGCCCGCTTGGCGTAGCTGGCAATATCTATAATCCACGTTATTATGGTTGGAATACTGATGGGAATGGATTTGGCAACGAACTGGCGTCTTGCCCATTGTTAGGGGTAAATCAAAATTGTGGTAGTGGAAACGTTTTTCATCCCGGGGAGGATTGGAATCTAACTAGTGGCGCAGATGCATACAAACCCGTTTACGCAGTTGCTAGTGGAAAAGTAGTCAGAATATATCATGGAAGTTTGGGGTATTCTATTGTTATTCTTTGTGAATTAGAAAACGTAACTGACTTCACTAAATATTTTTTGTCCGGTACTAATCCGCCCGCTTTGTATAAAACGTCAAAATATATTGGTTTTCAATATACCCATATAAATTATGACGGTTCATTTAATGAAGGTGATTTTGTTTGCAGGGGGCAAAAAATAGGGACTATTAGACAGGAGGAGGGGCATTTGCATTTTGAGGCTATGGTTTTTAACCCGTCAACGCAATTCCCCTCAACGGCCAGGAATGGTTGCGGTTATTATGTTAGTCAGCAAAGCATAACAGATAACGGCTACATTGATCCAACCGGTTTTATCGCTGACCATGTTCAGTCAGGTTCGATTTCTGGTTTTACCTATGTCGATTCTTGGATTTGTGAAAAAGTAAAAGCGGGATTAACAACCGGTGACTTAGATCCTGATAATATCAGATCTGTATTTGGTGAAAACGAGCACGTCTGTTGCTTAACAGAGCTGACCAACGTGGCAATTAACCATCGCTTTAAGGTTGAGGCGTATTGTAATGGACAAAAAATGTGGGAATTTGCCGACAATTGGAGAACAGTTAATGGCACTTGGAATTATTCTCATTTTTATCCATTTTGGAATGGCGTGCCTGCGGGCAACGATGAATTCCGCGTTTACATCGACGTTGATAAAACAAACAGCGACGATGTGGATGATTGGCGTTCAATTGCCACGAAACATTTTACCGTTGAGAGCGATGGAATTGTCAGGATAGCAGGCATGGACCTTGCTAAGCCGGGAAATTTGGCGGTTAATTCAGTGACGCAAAATAGTGTGACGTTAAGTTGGGATCAGGGTTTGAATACTGCTTCCAATTTGGCCTATCACGTCTATCGCTCGACAAGTCAATCCGCAAGTTCGGCATATGAAATAGCTTCCACCAATAATAATAGTTACAATGATGGAAATTTAAGTCCAACTACAAAATATTATTATTGGGTAAAAGCGGCAGTGGGCAGTGAGCTATCAGATTATTCCGATTGTGCTTCGGTGACCACTCAAGGTTTGCCGGGCGATGGATCAATTCCAACGCCGCCAAGCGATTTGAACTGTGTGTTTGTCAGTAGTGACCAGGTTAAAGTCCGCTGGAGCGTCGGTACGAATAACCCGAATAACATCGCCAATTACAAATTGTTCGTGGGAACAGCGAGTAATTCCGATCAGGCGGTTTATACGGCAATTACGCCTTATACCGAACAGGCAGTCTATAACCTTAATCCAGCCTTGACTTACTATTTTTGGTCTAAGGCGGTCAACCACAATGGTAGTGAATCAGGATTCTCGACGATGACTTCGGTGACGATGGCCAACTATGTTTATCCACCGGCGAATTTGACAGCGGTCAATTCCAACGGCTCGGTGAGCTTGGCTTGGACATGCCAGAATGCGAATGCGTCGTATCGAGTTTATCGCGGCTTAGCGTCGGATCTTTCCGATCAGTCGTTAGTAATTTCGCCGGGTTCGCCGAGTTTTGTCGATGTCGGCGGACAGCCTGGAACAACTTATTATTATCGCGTTTCCGCGGTTTTGAATAATTCCGTTTCGGATTATTCAAATATAGCTTCGGCTACTACGACAACTTTTATGGCACCGGATAGTTTTCGGATCGTAGAAGTTAAGCCGGATAAGGTTAGATTGGCGTGGAAAAAATCTTTGGGAACGATCTATAACTACTGGCTTTATCGTTTTTTGAACGGTGGCCAGCAATGGGTTAATTCGGCCAATGATACATTCTATGTCGATAGCACGGTTGAGGTGGGGAAAACCTACTCTTATAAGGTCAGGGCACACTCCGACGTGAATTCCAGTATTTCCGCGCCGGTGTTTGCCTCCATTCCTTTCAAGAAAAATGTCTATTCCGATTTTGTTATGTTGCCGGATTTGGATTCGAACGGTTATGCTGAAGCCGCCTATCTTTATAAGAAGGGAGACGACAGCGTGCTGGTATCGATTTCGGATTTGGGCAATAATCGGATTTTAAAAATGTTTTCTTTGGGGAACTACATCCCAAATTCTTTGGCGGGATCAGCTGGAA
Proteins encoded in this window:
- a CDS encoding fibronectin type III domain-containing protein, whose product is MHFEAMVFNPSTQFPSTARNGCGYYVSQQSITDNGYIDPTGFIADHVQSGSISGFTYVDSWICEKVKAGLTTGDLDPDNIRSVFGENEHVCCLTELTNVAINHRFKVEAYCNGQKMWEFADNWRTVNGTWNYSHFYPFWNGVPAGNDEFRVYIDVDKTNSDDVDDWRSIATKHFTVESDGIVRIAGMDLAKPGNLAVNSVTQNSVTLSWDQGLNTASNLAYHVYRSTSQSASSAYEIASTNNNSYNDGNLSPTTKYYYWVKAAVGSELSDYSDCASVTTQGLPGDGSIPTPPSDLNCVFVSSDQVKVRWSVGTNNPNNIANYKLFVGTASNSDQAVYTAITPYTEQAVYNLNPALTYYFWSKAVNHNGSESGFSTMTSVTMANYVYPPANLTAVNSNGSVSLAWTCQNANASYRVYRGLASDLSDQSLVISPGSPSFVDVGGQPGTTYYYRVSAVLNNSVSDYSNIASATTTTFMAPDSFRIVEVKPDKVRLAWKKSLGTIYNYWLYRFLNGGQQWVNSANDTFYVDSTVEVGKTYSYKVRAHSDVNSSISAPVFASIPFKKNVYSDFVMLPDLDSNGYAEAAYLYKKGDDSVLVSISDLGNNRILKMFSLGNYIPNSLAGSAGSPKLMVALNNSSGDTTFIRVVDIGLNKQTFVLNQPSNFQASTASYDRVNLSWQGNNPDSVAAFYCIYASPINDSLTAQFIGSTSGTNYAQAGLSPGGNWYYWLRSAVGAEVSPLVGPLAATTNPLLAPVNLAARQVTDSRVVLGWNTVAGVNGYRVYRDGSYLAYVAADSLVDIQVNQQSQYAYQVVSVFGNYYSSPTDALSVFTPWLQAISSIKGFEDMDFLPDLDNDGQPELALLATDSLTNRPVVYIKSGDGMRVVTTIAFFSSGTMPNSFMPIIDLNNDGLPEFTMLGNKGDTAKIETRYYSGDTLIR